The stretch of DNA CCGTGACTGTCATCGCGGGGCCGGGGCCTTCTCGCGGTCGCGCCGCTCGGCGGTCAGTAGTGGCGTTCCTCGACGCGTTCGTCGTAGAGCCGGCGGAGCAGTTTCGTCATCGGGCCGGTGCCGACGTCGATGCCGTCGACGCTCTCGACGGGGCGGAGCTCCCACGTCGAGTTCGTCAGGAACGCCTCGTCGGCCCCGCGCACGTCCTCCAGCGAGTAGTGGCCCGTCTCGACGGGAAAGCCCTCGTCGCGCGCGAGTTCCATCACCACGTCGCGGGTGATCCCCGGCAGGAGGTCCAGGTCCTCGCTGGGGGTCCGGAGGGCGTTCTCCGCGACGAAGAAGAGGTTGCTCGACGCGCCCTCGGCGACGGTGCCGTCGACGTCCCGGAGGAGACACTCGTCGGCGGGGTCGCCGTCGGCCGCGGACCGACGGAGTTCCAGCTTCCCGAGGACGCTGTTCAGGTAGTTGTGGGTCTTCGTGTCCGCGGGGATCGACTCGCCGGGGACCTTCCGCGTGCGGACGGTCTGGACCGTCGCGGGCCCGTCCCAGACCGGGTCGCCGTCGCGACCGCCCCTGGGG from Haloarcula litorea encodes:
- a CDS encoding aminotransferase class IV, encoding MQYHVDGDLVDADEATVSVRDRGFMYGDAAFETLRAYGGEPFEWDAHRERLQHTAEVLGFADAVPDDLRERVDETLAANDCPDAYVKVSVSRGVQPGKLTPDPEVDPTVVVYCKPLPRGGRDGDPVWDGPATVQTVRTRKVPGESIPADTKTHNYLNSVLGKLELRRSAADGDPADECLLRDVDGTVAEGASSNLFFVAENALRTPSEDLDLLPGITRDVVMELARDEGFPVETGHYSLEDVRGADEAFLTNSTWELRPVESVDGIDVGTGPMTKLLRRLYDERVEERHY